A DNA window from Amphiprion ocellaris isolate individual 3 ecotype Okinawa chromosome 8, ASM2253959v1, whole genome shotgun sequence contains the following coding sequences:
- the LOC111572104 gene encoding PRA1 family protein 3: MAAKMELAPLRPWDDFFPGADRFAKPEFGDLTKWNNRVISNLLYYQTNYFAVVVVVFLIVGFLNPFGMFLGGAVVTLVFMGSVWAGENKATIKNFKRKNPTLFVIGVMVSSYFLLSLCGGVLVFIFGITFPLLLTLIHASLRLRNMKNRLENKIEGVGLKKTPMGIIMDLLDQQEEKMNKIQDFIESKLKE, from the exons ATGGCAGCCAAGATGGAGCTCGCTCCTCTCAGACCGTGGGACGACTTCTTCCCCGGAGCGGACCGGTTCGCTAAACCGGAGTTCGGAGATTTAACCAAGTGGAACAACAGAGTGATCAGCAATCTGCTGTACTACCAGACCAATTATTTCGCTGTGGTCGTAGTGGTTTTCCTCATTGTGGG GTTCCTGAATCCATTTGGCATGTTTCTGGGAGGCGCTGTGGTGACTCTGGTCTTCATGGGTTCAGTGTGGGCCGGAGAAAACAAGGCCACCATCAAGAACTTCAAAAGGAAGAATCCCACTCTGTTTGTCATCGGTGTCATGGTCAGCAGTTACTTTCTGCTGTCGCTGTGTGGCGGTGTCTTGGTCTTCATCTTTGGAATCACTTTCCCATTGCTGT TAACCCTGATCCACGCCTCTCTGAGACTGCGCAACATGAAGAATAGACTGGAGAACAAGATTGAAGGCGTTGGGCTGAAGAAGACCCCCATGGGCATCATCATGGATCTCCTGGATCAacaggaggagaagatgaaCAAGATTCAGGATTTCATTGAAAGTAAACTCAAGGAGTAA
- the lmod3 gene encoding leiomodin-3 has translation MSDSRDLDDLNEEDIDEDEILAMLSPEELKELQSEMDVIIAPDESVPVGQRQKDQTEKPPTGTFDHRSLVDYLYWEKESNRMLEEERVPATLLPSEKKREETEKEEIEESSENVKYEVYEVIEEIVEEETADCADGEEIIEEIIEEIVEEVYEKDETDKVIDVDNKDEAKLPVEDKPENTDKHEEPPQNTEKAAGDNAGNNQSLPDTKEKTENSVSKLNTEQKEENTSKESLPTQEAPEATDTNETTDKLPPKEERKINKLKIPKLALNNIKMTSRPSGNETNLESTLDKMRNNNPSVTEVNLNNIENIPKEMLLDYVNALKKNKHVKTFSIANTGVDENIAFSLANMLRENRSITTLNIESNFITGKGIVAIIRCLQFNETLTELRFHNQRHMLGHHAEMEISRLLKANNTLLKMGYHFEQPGPRMVVTNLLTRNLDRQRQLRKEEQKQQQLKEQRELMHMYENSLNLPPGLLEMLGYIPPLELLQERGLVPPSAELDAGPKTHHQAEQPEKQKQIKHKSIPKQRSAEPANPLRDVQLKRTPKKRDPFLDLDPRDNSRPERASFQLRKTPKVKDAGSEGMVDEQPNLTDVIKTLKPVPRRRVAPKVDLTPRDQLLNEIKKSNVAYLKAVPLPKALESSETSLL, from the exons ATGTCTGACAGTAGAGACCTTGATGATCTCAATGAGGAGGACATTGATGAGGATGAAATCCTTGCCATGCTTTCACCGGAGGAGCTTAAGGAGCTCCAGAGTGAGATGGATGTTATTATTGCCCCAGATGAGAGTGTGCCGGTaggacagagacagaaggaCCAGACAGAGAAACCTCCAACAGGGACGTTCGACCACAGATCTCTGGTTGATTACCTTTACTGGGAGAAAGAGTCCAACCGTATGCTCGAGGAGGAAAGAGTGCCTGCTACTCTGCTGCCCAGTGAG aaaaagagagaggaaacggaaaaggaagaaattgaagaaagctcagaaaatgtgaaatatgaagTTTATGAAGTGATAGAGGAAATCGTTGAGGAGGAAACTGCAGATTGTGCAGATGGAGAGGAAATTATAGAGGAGATAATTGAGGAAATAGTTGAAGAAGTTTATGAGAAGGATGAAACAGACAAAGTGATCGATGTGGATAATAAGGATGAGGCGAAGCTACCTGTGGAGGACAAACCTGAAAATACTGACAAACATGAAGAGCCTCCGCAGAACacagaaaaagcagcaggagacaatgCAGGTAACAATCAGTCTTTGCCAGACACAAAGGAGAAGACTGAGAATTCAGTCTCAAAACTCAACAcagaacagaaagaggaaaatacaAGCAAAGAAAGTTTACCTACTCAAGAAGCTCCAGAAGCaacagacacaaatgaaacCACTGATAAGCTGCCACcgaaagaagagagaaaaattaacaaattaaaaattccAAAGTTGGCActcaataatataaaaatgacatCAAGACCTTCGGGGAATGAGACAAACTTGGAGTCGACGCTTGACAAGATGCGCAATAACAACCCATCGGTCACTGAGGTGAACCTCAACAACATAGAAAACATTCCCAAAGAGATGCTCCTGGACTACGTCAACGCCTTGAAGAAGAATAAACATGTGAAAACATTCAGTATAGCAAACACCGGTGTGGACGAAAACATTGCTTTCAGCCTGGCCAACATGTTACGAGAGAATCGCAGCATTACGACTCTGAACATCGAGTCCAACTTCATAACCGGAAAGGGCATCGTCGCCATCATCCGCTGCCTCCAGTTCAATGAGACTCTCACCGAGTTGCGTTTTCACAATCAGAGGCACATGCTGGGTCACCATGCAGAGATGGAGATTTCCCGCCTGCTCAAGGCCAACAACACGCTGCTAAAGATGGGCTACCACTTTGAGCAGCCGGGGCCGAGGATGGTGGTGACCAACCTTTTAACCAGGAATCTGGATCGCCAGAGGCAGCTGAGGAAGGaggagcagaagcagcagcagctgaaggagCAGAGGGAGCTGATGCACATGTATGAGAACAGCCTTAACCTACCTCCTGGTTTACTGGAGATGCTGGGATACATACCTCCTCTAGAACTCCTACAGGAGCGTGGACTAGTCCCACCCTCAGCAGAGCTGGACGCTGGACCCAAGACGCACCATCAGGCAGAGCAGCCAGAGAAACAGAAGCAGATCAAACACAAAAGCATTCCCAAACAACGAAGTGCTGAACCAGCAAACCCATTAAGAGACGTCCAGCTGAAGAGGACCCCCAAGAAACGGGATCCATTTCTGGACCTGGACCCGAGGGATAACAGCAGACCAGAGAGGGCAAGTTTCCAACTGAGAAAGACTCCCAAAGTGAAGGATGCAGGCAGTGAAGGGATGGTAGATGAACAACCCAACCTTACTGATGTAATAAAGACTCTGAAACCCGTCCCTCGCAGACGAGTGGCTCCAAAGGTGGACCTCACACCTCGAGATCAGCTCCTGAACGAAATCAAGAAGAGCAACGTCGCCTATCTCAAAGCT GTGCCACTCCCCAAAGCCCTGGAATCAAGTGAAACAAGTCTCCTCTGA